A genomic segment from Tuwongella immobilis encodes:
- a CDS encoding TIGR02996 domain-containing protein — protein MAFALSETEAAFQRAILIDADDWAARLAYADWLEEQQRSLESHVLRMELALQEYAFDDPRRTQLRSQLWELHRELDTLWIHRLPTLGGVVWGHVVHGVMNQVQISLGAQSRFPEGLFPFLPMMHLQLERIHPKQVRSIREHPALQSLVALTCDSSEVPLPVLMELLSSPFLVNLAVLRLPNLSLTNECTEILTRSPVLHGLQRLDLSRNHLTAISGELLGESPMMQQLRELSLYRNDFFDAGILSLVKSREFPQLTSLEVMNMHIGDRGAIALAESGIFRKLATINLCYNPIGDKGIAAFAECPDLNGKRLILRGNRIGDRGAMALIRSSVIDPTVTTLELGDHQMSETAQERLREHFGPRIYV, from the coding sequence ATGGCGTTTGCGTTGAGCGAAACCGAAGCCGCATTCCAACGGGCAATCTTGATTGACGCCGACGATTGGGCAGCGCGGTTGGCATACGCCGACTGGCTGGAAGAGCAACAGCGCAGCCTCGAATCGCATGTCTTGCGGATGGAATTGGCGTTACAAGAATATGCGTTTGACGATCCACGCCGTACCCAACTCCGCAGCCAACTGTGGGAACTCCACCGCGAACTGGACACACTTTGGATTCACCGGCTCCCGACTCTGGGCGGCGTCGTCTGGGGCCACGTCGTCCACGGTGTCATGAATCAGGTGCAAATCTCGCTGGGGGCCCAATCCCGCTTCCCCGAGGGATTGTTCCCGTTTCTGCCAATGATGCATTTGCAGTTGGAACGCATTCACCCCAAACAAGTTCGGTCGATTCGGGAGCACCCCGCACTGCAATCATTGGTCGCACTCACCTGCGATTCCAGCGAGGTACCCCTCCCGGTCCTGATGGAGTTGCTCTCATCTCCATTCTTGGTAAACCTCGCAGTGTTGCGATTGCCAAATCTCTCACTGACCAATGAATGTACCGAAATCTTAACTCGTTCTCCGGTGCTTCACGGCCTGCAACGCTTAGATCTTTCTCGGAATCATCTGACGGCGATCAGCGGAGAACTCCTGGGCGAATCGCCGATGATGCAACAATTGCGGGAATTGTCGTTATATCGCAACGATTTCTTCGATGCCGGAATTCTGTCACTCGTCAAATCCCGCGAATTTCCGCAACTGACCTCGCTGGAAGTGATGAACATGCACATTGGTGATCGTGGCGCGATCGCCTTGGCGGAGAGCGGCATTTTTCGCAAACTCGCCACCATCAACTTGTGCTATAACCCCATTGGCGACAAGGGGATCGCTGCGTTTGCCGAATGTCCCGACCTGAACGGCAAGCGACTCATTCTTCGCGGCAACCGCATCGGCGATCGCGGAGCCATGGCACTCATCCGCTCCTCCGTCATTGACCCAACCGTAACGACGTTGGAACTTGGCGATCACCAGATGAGCGAAACGGCCCAGGAGCGACTGCGGGAGCATTTCGGCCCGCGCATCTATGTCTGA
- a CDS encoding ATP-dependent metallopeptidase FtsH/Yme1/Tma family protein, which translates to MMESTAENSFDRVTAFHEAGHAVIALALERPVSGVSVLPNRERLGVCKFDKGVQRPSDDWIEREILIALAGMAAEAQITGRYGVEGAAHDLRYVRKLAMQRVGERQLDKFVRRMLSKVENLLADTGNWRAVELIAAELVKLGTISGRAAKHFYTQAQAAADSD; encoded by the coding sequence ATGATGGAATCGACGGCCGAGAATTCGTTTGATCGCGTGACCGCCTTCCACGAGGCGGGGCATGCGGTGATCGCCCTGGCGTTGGAGCGTCCGGTGAGTGGCGTCAGTGTGCTGCCGAACCGCGAACGGCTGGGCGTTTGCAAATTCGATAAGGGTGTGCAACGGCCGAGTGATGATTGGATCGAGCGGGAAATTTTGATCGCGCTGGCGGGAATGGCCGCAGAAGCCCAAATCACGGGCCGGTATGGTGTGGAAGGGGCGGCCCACGATTTGCGATATGTCCGAAAATTGGCAATGCAGCGGGTCGGGGAACGCCAGTTGGATAAGTTTGTTCGTCGAATGTTGTCGAAGGTCGAAAATTTGCTCGCGGATACGGGTAATTGGCGTGCTGTCGAGTTGATCGCCGCCGAATTGGTGAAACTGGGGACGATCAGCGGGCGAGCCGCGAAGCACTTTTACACGCAAGCCCAAGCGGCCGCCGATTCGGATTGA
- a CDS encoding APC family permease: MTKPPELPRVLGAWTATAIVIGTVIGSGVFKKPQAVAAAVPDFSLIVLVWVAGGVLAMLGALSLAEIAVRIPKAGGNYVYLREGYGRLFGFLWGWVEFWIIRSASIAALASVFTDSAHDVLKQLRGLGRDVNLVDFWTLQACTVGVILCLAAVNRRGVRWGGGLQLVVTTSKVGTLLAIPLLPMILAAIGGEPLPGRSLPDWHRLEPWWPDSFGAIAWSQVGGAMVAVLWAYHGWMNVAPIAEEIRNPSRNLPVALIVGTCTVTILYLGANLAYALVIPRGEMAQLQQTTVVAEFGSRLLGPIGAMLASAVVMLSVFGSLNGNLMVGPRLLFAMGRDALAPTWLASIHPRYQTPGRAIVVLAGWSAILVIMAAVLVQVRLPELALAGWRIDLNIPAGKPLFDVVTDFAMFGAISFETLAISTLFVFRVRTRRSGSQNLSAKPAYTCLGYPVVPMVYITVMLLVLTNMFTTQRTESLIGVGFIAVGALVYAVVYRTTKPPQPTNPDTD; this comes from the coding sequence GTGACAAAACCACCTGAACTCCCCCGCGTTCTGGGAGCCTGGACCGCTACGGCCATTGTCATTGGCACGGTCATCGGTTCGGGAGTGTTCAAAAAGCCACAAGCTGTCGCGGCGGCTGTGCCCGATTTTTCATTGATTGTGCTGGTTTGGGTCGCGGGCGGGGTTCTGGCCATGCTGGGGGCGCTCAGTTTGGCCGAAATTGCAGTCCGAATTCCCAAAGCGGGGGGGAATTATGTCTATCTCCGTGAAGGATATGGACGATTGTTCGGGTTTTTGTGGGGATGGGTGGAATTTTGGATCATCCGATCGGCATCCATTGCGGCGTTGGCAAGCGTGTTCACCGATTCGGCCCATGATGTTCTGAAGCAGTTACGCGGATTGGGGCGAGATGTCAACCTCGTCGATTTTTGGACGCTGCAAGCCTGCACGGTGGGCGTGATTCTCTGCTTGGCCGCGGTGAATCGGCGCGGCGTGCGTTGGGGCGGCGGGTTACAGTTGGTGGTCACCACCTCCAAAGTGGGGACATTGTTGGCGATTCCGTTGTTGCCCATGATCTTGGCGGCGATTGGTGGTGAACCATTGCCGGGGCGAAGTTTGCCCGATTGGCATCGGCTCGAACCCTGGTGGCCCGATTCGTTCGGGGCGATCGCGTGGAGTCAGGTTGGTGGAGCGATGGTCGCAGTGCTGTGGGCGTATCATGGGTGGATGAATGTGGCACCGATTGCCGAGGAAATCCGCAATCCTTCACGAAATCTTCCCGTTGCACTCATCGTTGGCACATGCACAGTGACCATCCTCTACTTGGGTGCAAATCTGGCTTATGCGTTGGTGATTCCGCGTGGTGAGATGGCGCAACTGCAACAAACAACGGTTGTTGCTGAGTTTGGCAGCCGACTTTTGGGGCCGATTGGTGCGATGTTGGCATCGGCAGTGGTGATGCTGTCGGTGTTCGGTTCCCTGAACGGGAACTTGATGGTGGGCCCACGGCTGTTGTTTGCCATGGGCCGAGATGCGTTGGCACCCACGTGGTTGGCGTCGATTCATCCGCGCTATCAAACTCCGGGCCGCGCGATTGTCGTTCTGGCTGGATGGTCGGCAATCCTGGTCATCATGGCGGCGGTTCTGGTGCAAGTGCGGCTGCCCGAATTGGCGTTGGCGGGGTGGCGAATCGATTTGAACATTCCGGCGGGCAAACCGCTGTTTGATGTTGTCACCGATTTTGCCATGTTTGGAGCGATTTCGTTTGAGACGTTGGCGATCAGCACGCTGTTTGTATTCCGAGTGCGAACACGACGAAGCGGATCCCAAAATCTCTCAGCGAAGCCGGCGTATACCTGTTTGGGCTACCCCGTGGTACCAATGGTTTACATCACCGTGATGCTCCTGGTGCTGACGAATATGTTCACAACGCAGCGAACGGAATCGCTGATTGGGGTTGGGTTTATCGCCGTTGGGGCATTGGTGTATGCGGTGGTGTACCGCACAACCAAACCCCCGCAACCGACGAATCCTGACACCGACTGA
- a CDS encoding L-threonylcarbamoyladenylate synthase, whose amino-acid sequence MTDPRVPGNRFKNSDHRTELLERAAERIRHGGLVAFPTETVYGLGANALDPQAVAAIFRVKGRPSTNPLIVHLADDAILPQVALAIPPLARKLMQHFWPGPLSLVLQKHPQVPEIVTAGGPTVAVRWPAHPIAQAFLRLAGVPVAAPSANRSLEISPSCAEHVVASLGDQIDCIIDGGPTLTGIESTVVDATVTPMRLLRPGPITVRQLESVVGPIELAPHLRSQHLAYLQDAFDSTSTAQPGAESSSEIARSPGQMRRHYAPKTPLLLAESEAASVEFVHALRTAGEAVGWITTLDAAQHPPGQPNLQLPATPMGYAAGLYSALHLLDGMKLSRIVASHPPHDLDWLAVADRLTRAAAREQ is encoded by the coding sequence ATGACCGACCCACGGGTTCCGGGAAATCGCTTCAAAAATAGCGACCATCGGACCGAGTTGCTCGAACGAGCTGCCGAACGAATTCGCCACGGGGGATTGGTCGCGTTTCCCACTGAAACAGTATACGGATTGGGAGCGAATGCGTTGGACCCGCAGGCAGTTGCGGCCATTTTTCGTGTCAAAGGTCGACCATCGACTAATCCCTTGATTGTGCATTTGGCGGATGATGCGATTCTTCCACAAGTTGCGCTCGCGATTCCGCCGCTGGCCCGGAAGCTCATGCAGCATTTTTGGCCGGGACCGTTGAGTTTGGTACTGCAAAAACATCCGCAAGTTCCTGAGATTGTCACCGCCGGCGGCCCAACAGTTGCGGTTCGTTGGCCCGCACATCCCATCGCGCAAGCATTTCTGCGATTGGCGGGCGTTCCAGTCGCGGCTCCGAGTGCCAATCGATCCTTAGAAATCTCCCCATCATGCGCGGAACACGTTGTCGCAAGTCTCGGTGATCAAATCGATTGCATCATTGACGGTGGCCCCACGTTAACGGGAATCGAATCGACAGTCGTGGATGCAACCGTGACGCCGATGCGGCTCCTGCGACCCGGTCCGATCACCGTGCGGCAATTGGAGTCCGTTGTCGGGCCAATCGAACTGGCACCCCATCTGCGATCGCAACATCTGGCTTATCTTCAGGATGCGTTCGATTCCACTTCCACAGCGCAACCTGGAGCCGAATCGTCGTCAGAAATTGCTCGTTCACCTGGACAAATGAGGCGGCATTACGCACCCAAGACGCCGTTATTGTTGGCAGAGAGCGAAGCTGCGAGCGTGGAATTCGTACATGCGTTGCGAACGGCCGGGGAAGCTGTTGGGTGGATTACCACACTCGACGCTGCTCAGCATCCGCCAGGCCAACCCAATCTGCAACTCCCTGCCACGCCAATGGGTTACGCTGCAGGATTGTATTCCGCACTCCACCTCTTAGACGGGATGAAGTTGAGCCGAATTGTGGCCTCGCATCCACCGCATGACCTGGATTGGTTGGCGGTCGCCGATCGACTGACTCGAGCTGCAGCCCGGGAACAATAA
- a CDS encoding tetratricopeptide repeat protein, which produces MSQAEPTRIKPPTAEQRRIATESFDKANRVISTGNYDYGINLLLTCCKLDPGNTVYRTTLRRAQKAKYRNNLRGSPLAFLTTSRHRARLKVAQQRRDYLAVLEHGEQILSRNPWDLSTQMDMAEAFEALELLDLAVFELDQARQKFGRDATLNRALARLFEKRGNFAHAIKLWQIVKETDPSDLEASHKAKDLAASETIQRGQYEESAQNKGDESDDPRFAPAPAAAASTASKSTTPATASGTVGQAAVDRLTREAAPLLAQIEANPTEASFYLKLAELYRKFRQDDRARAVLQQGLAATGQNFQIQVELMESDLEPLRKNFALTQDKLRKRIAGGLEAADEEHTLEDLRRLQAKLRLEILNREIELYRLKAERFPTDLSHRLELGNRLYLADRIDDAISELQQARKDVRLQGKALMQLGFCFKKRNNWRLAQRNFEEALALLATTDEPARKEILFALASGFAENGDLARAIDMGHELANLDFSFREIGKRLDEWQERLQNAAN; this is translated from the coding sequence ATGTCCCAAGCAGAACCCACTCGAATCAAACCGCCGACTGCGGAACAACGCCGAATCGCCACGGAGAGCTTTGACAAGGCCAACCGCGTGATTTCGACTGGAAATTACGATTATGGAATCAATCTGCTGCTAACCTGTTGCAAGCTGGATCCGGGGAATACGGTCTATCGTACCACGCTCCGCCGCGCTCAGAAAGCCAAATATCGCAACAACTTACGTGGCAGCCCGCTTGCATTTCTCACCACGTCTCGCCATCGCGCCCGCCTGAAAGTTGCCCAGCAGCGCCGCGACTATCTGGCCGTGCTGGAACATGGCGAACAGATTCTCAGCCGCAATCCGTGGGATCTCAGCACCCAAATGGATATGGCAGAAGCGTTTGAGGCGTTGGAGTTACTCGATTTGGCGGTGTTTGAACTGGATCAGGCCCGTCAGAAATTCGGCCGCGATGCCACACTCAACCGTGCGCTTGCCCGGTTGTTCGAGAAACGTGGCAACTTCGCCCACGCCATCAAATTATGGCAGATTGTCAAAGAAACTGATCCATCGGATCTCGAAGCATCGCACAAAGCCAAGGATTTAGCCGCGAGCGAAACCATCCAACGCGGGCAATACGAAGAATCGGCCCAGAACAAAGGCGACGAATCCGACGATCCGCGATTCGCCCCCGCCCCGGCAGCGGCAGCATCGACCGCCAGCAAATCCACAACCCCCGCGACTGCAAGCGGAACGGTCGGCCAAGCTGCCGTCGATCGCCTCACTCGCGAAGCGGCCCCGCTATTGGCGCAAATCGAAGCGAATCCAACCGAGGCATCGTTCTATCTGAAACTCGCCGAATTATACCGGAAGTTTCGACAAGACGATCGCGCTCGTGCCGTGCTGCAACAAGGATTGGCGGCGACAGGGCAGAACTTTCAAATCCAAGTCGAATTGATGGAATCCGATTTGGAGCCGCTGCGAAAAAATTTCGCACTCACCCAAGACAAGTTGCGAAAACGCATCGCTGGTGGGTTGGAAGCGGCCGATGAGGAACACACGCTCGAAGACCTCCGACGACTCCAGGCCAAGCTGCGGCTCGAAATTCTCAACCGAGAGATTGAGCTGTATCGCCTGAAGGCAGAACGGTTTCCGACCGATTTGTCGCATCGGTTGGAATTGGGGAACCGCCTGTATTTGGCGGATCGGATCGATGATGCGATTTCCGAATTGCAGCAAGCTCGCAAGGATGTTCGGCTTCAGGGCAAAGCCTTGATGCAACTCGGATTCTGCTTCAAAAAGCGCAACAACTGGCGTCTCGCCCAACGAAATTTTGAAGAAGCGTTGGCATTGTTGGCGACCACGGATGAACCCGCCCGCAAGGAAATTCTGTTTGCCTTGGCGAGCGGGTTCGCCGAGAACGGCGACTTGGCTCGTGCCATTGATATGGGGCACGAATTAGCCAATCTCGACTTCAGTTTCCGCGAGATTGGCAAACGCTTAGACGAATGGCAAGAGCGGCTGCAAAACGCGGCCAATTAA
- a CDS encoding dual specificity protein phosphatase 23, with protein MAPHGFSWIEKPLLAGMARPNSREDLGWLRDQNVQIIITLTEDPIRRDWIDDAGLLAVHVPVDDMTAPTQEQLDQCVSAIRKATERQMGVVVHCAAGRGRTGTILAAYLVASQGLPADHAILKIRESRPGSIETEDQEEAIVTFARRMQLQKAHCV; from the coding sequence ATGGCTCCGCATGGATTCTCTTGGATTGAAAAACCGTTGCTGGCCGGGATGGCTCGTCCGAATTCCCGTGAAGACCTCGGCTGGTTGCGGGATCAAAACGTGCAGATCATCATCACTCTAACCGAAGATCCGATCCGACGCGATTGGATCGACGATGCCGGGCTGCTCGCCGTCCATGTCCCCGTCGATGACATGACGGCACCTACACAAGAACAGCTCGACCAATGTGTGAGTGCGATTCGCAAGGCGACCGAACGGCAAATGGGGGTCGTTGTCCATTGCGCTGCCGGACGAGGCCGAACGGGGACGATCCTTGCTGCGTATCTGGTTGCCTCGCAAGGGCTTCCGGCGGATCACGCGATTCTCAAAATCCGCGAATCCCGGCCCGGCTCCATCGAAACCGAAGACCAGGAAGAAGCCATCGTCACCTTCGCCCGCCGCATGCAGTTGCAAAAAGCGCACTGCGTGTAA
- a CDS encoding peptide chain release factor family protein, with product MDDAELTPTPPPADPASGANPAIGSQPLIGEHDALNSHPQPEANSAAADGPLTLPEFQSAGWVTPRLAAATPRPAPTRATWTGLTDEQLLAQCDVDTYRASGPGGQHRNKTSSAVRLRHRASGLVVIAEESRSQHENRHQAIKRLRRAFFLEIRTPIPPELRNEQSVTAIPEYAEVRPTDGKLHISTRNAKFWPVAGIVLDVLEACQARVSDAAACLGISTGNLIDFLQSEEHVWQQANECRKRFGQKPLKLN from the coding sequence ATGGACGATGCCGAACTGACACCGACTCCCCCGCCTGCCGATCCAGCATCGGGAGCAAATCCCGCGATTGGATCGCAACCCCTGATCGGGGAACACGATGCGCTCAATTCCCATCCCCAGCCGGAGGCCAACTCCGCCGCTGCGGATGGACCATTGACATTGCCGGAATTCCAATCCGCTGGCTGGGTGACGCCCCGACTCGCCGCCGCAACTCCGCGACCCGCCCCCACACGCGCCACCTGGACTGGCCTGACCGACGAACAACTCCTCGCCCAATGCGATGTCGATACCTACCGCGCTAGCGGTCCCGGCGGGCAGCATCGCAACAAGACCAGTTCCGCCGTGCGACTCCGCCACCGCGCCAGTGGGTTGGTGGTGATCGCCGAGGAAAGTCGTTCGCAACACGAAAATCGGCATCAGGCCATCAAGCGCTTGCGTCGGGCGTTCTTTCTGGAAATTCGCACCCCGATTCCGCCGGAACTTCGCAATGAGCAATCGGTTACGGCGATACCCGAGTATGCCGAAGTTCGACCCACCGACGGGAAATTGCACATCTCCACTCGGAATGCCAAATTCTGGCCCGTCGCAGGGATTGTCTTGGATGTGTTGGAGGCTTGCCAGGCGCGAGTTAGCGATGCCGCCGCCTGTTTGGGCATTTCCACCGGCAATTTAATCGATTTTCTCCAAAGCGAAGAACACGTCTGGCAACAAGCCAACGAATGTCGCAAACGCTTTGGCCAAAAGCCGTTGAAGCTGAATTGA